Within the Nitrospira sp. CR1.1 genome, the region TCGACGCCGGTCCGCAGCCGCAGCATGTCGGAGGTTTCCTCCTGGCGGATCCGGGCTTGTGTCACGTCCCGCTCCAGCTCCATGGACCGACAGTGTTCCGCGCCGACTGTCGATTGGGCGTAGGACGCCACCAGATCCAACAGCTTGGCCCATTCCAAAACCTTACACGCTTCGAAGTGCAGCTTTTCCGATTGCATCACGCCCCGACTACCGATTGATGTTCAAAAAGCCAGACTCTACCCGACCACCAGAGCTCAGGCAAGGCAGATCAGCGGCCTATGGAATTCCCAGACACCTGTTGCCGCTCTCCGCCCCACTCCCTCTTTTTGTATGCTTGACAGGCAGAAAGTCGGTCAGTACTATCGCCCCAGACTGACGCTGTTCAACCCGTTTAATTCTTGAGGATTTAGCCCCATGACCACACGTATCGGCATCAATGGATTCGGACGCATCGGCCGCAACGTTCTTCGTGCTTCCCTGGGAGATCCCAGCCTTGAATTTGTCGCCATCAACGATCTCACCGATGCCAAGACCTTGGCCTATCTACTTAAGTATGATTCGGTTCATGGGACGCTGCAGGCCTCCGTCGAGGCCAAAGACGATCAGCTGATTATTGACCGCCGCCCCATCAAGGTCCTGGCCGTCAGGGATCCCAAGGAACTGCCATGGAAAGCCCTCGGCGTGGATATTGTCGTGGAATCGACCGGGCATTTTACTGACCGCGAGGGAGCGGGAAAGCACCTGTCGGCTGGAGCAAAAACCGTCATCATTTCCGCTCCGGCGAAAGATCCCGACGCCACGGTGGTCCTTGGAGTGAACGAACAGGTGTTCGACGCCAAGGCTCACCATATCGTCTCCAACGCCTCCTGCACGACGAACTGTCTGGCTCCGGTCGCGAAAGTCCTGCTGGAAAACTTCGGCATTAAGCACGGCGTGATGACGACGATCCACTCCTATACGAACGACCAGCAACTGCTCGACCTGCCCCACAAGGATCTCCGGCGCGCACGCGCGGCAGGCATGTCGATGATTCCAACCAGCACCGGCGCAGCCAAGGCCCTGCATCTGGTGATTCCGCAATTGAAAGGCAAACTGGACGGACTGGCCATTCGCGTTCCCACCCCCAACGTCTCGCTGGTGGATCTGACCGTCGAAACGGAACAGGATTGCGATGTTGCCGGGGTCAATGCCGCGTTCAAAAAAGCCGCCGCCGGTCCCATGAAAAATGTGCTGGCCTACTCGGAAGCACCCATCGTCTCGATCGATCTCAAAGACGATGCACACTCTGCCATTGTCGATGCTCCGCTGACCGCCGTGATCGACAAACGGCTCGTCAAAGTCACTGCCTGGTACGACAACGAGTGGGGCTATTCCTGCCGCGTGCGGGACCTGATCAAATACATCGTCGCGAAATCGGCGTAGCGCGTCGCACGACACGCTTTTCTGACGTGCAGCACCGGCCGGGGCTGTCAACGATCGGCGCGGGACACAGCAGAGGAGGAGTGAGGATCTGCCATGAATATTCGCAAACGGATCATCGAGGATGTGCAACTTCGGGGCAGGCGCGTGATTATCCGCGCCGACTATAACGTGCCCCTCGATGATTCCTTGCAGATCACAGACGATACCAGGATCCGGTCGACCCTTCCCACCATCAATCGGGCCGTCGACGAGGGAGCCAAGGTTATCCTGTGCTCACACCTCGGTCGACCGAAGGGGAAATTTGATCCGAAGTTCAGCCTGGCTCCGGTTGCCAAACGCCTCCAACGGCTGCTCGGCAAGGAAGTGATTTTTGCCCCGGATTGCATCGGCTCTGCCGTCGAAGGGCTCGTGGCCAAGATGCAACCAGGCGATGTCATGTTACTGGAAAACCTCCGTTTTCACCCTGAAGAGGAGAAAAACGACGAAGGCTTTTCCAAGGCACTGGCGTCACTGGCCGACGTCTATATCAATGACGCTTTCGGCGCCGCCCATCGAGCCCATGCCTCCACCGTCGGCATCACGAAATATATTCCCGAAGCGGCAGCCGGGTATTTGCTCAAGAAAGAAATCGAGTACCTGGAAGGGGCCGTCGAGAACCCGGTGCGGCCATTTGTGGCTATTTTAGGCGGCGCCAAGGTATCCGGAAAAATCGGTGTCATTGAAAATCTCGGAAAGAAAGTCGACAAGGTCATCATCGGCGGGGGCATGGCGTTCACCTTCCTGAAAGCCATGGGTCTTGAGATCGGCCAATCGCTCGTTGAAAACGACATGCTCGACTTCGCCAAGGGAGTGCAGGACCACGCCTTTGCCAGCGGCGTCAAATTCTATCTTCCCGTGGACTGTGTGGTCGCAGCCGGGCGGGAGCCGGGAGCCGAGACGAAAATCGTTCCGGTTCAGGAGATTCCCAAGGGGTGGTATGGACTCGATATCGGTCCCGCGTCGGTGAAATTGTTTTCCGAGGCAGTCCAGGATGCGAAAACCATTCTGTGGAATGGCCCCATGGGCATGTTCGAAGTGGACGCCTTCGCGAGAGGCACCCTTGCCATGGCCCATTCCGTCGCAAACGCGTATGCCCTGACCATTGTCGGAGGAGGCGAAACGGCCCTGGCCATTCACCGCGCCGGAGAGTCTGAAAGCATTTCATTCATCTCTACCGGTGGTGGCGCAGCGCTCGAGCTACTTGAGGGAAAAACTCTCCCGGGACTTGCCGCACTTCCCAATCGTGCAACGTAACGACAACCTCCGCCATTCCTACAGGAAAGAGGCTTCGTGAGAACCCGCTTCATCATCGGCAACTGGAAAATGAACAAGACCGGTACCGAAGCCGGGGCGTTCGTTCGTCGCCTGTTGCAGGAACTGCCGGATCTCGACGGAATCCAGGTCGGGTTTGCGCCGCCGTTCACCGCGCTGCACGCAGCCCGTGAAGCGCTCGGTCCCGCATCAACCTTTCACCTCGGTGCGCAAAATCTTTATTGGGAAGAAAAAGGCGCCTTCACTGGTGAAGTATCGGGCCCCATGTTGAAGGAGCTCGGCTGTCAATTTGTCTTGATCGGTCACTCGGAACGCAGACAATTCTTCGGAGAACAAGACGGCTGGACGAATAAAAAGATTCTGGCCGCCCAGCGAAACGGACTCCAGCCGGTTCTCTGTGTCGGCGAAACGCTTCAGGAGCGCGATACCGACCAGACCAACCTGGTCATCCAACGCCAGCTTCGCGCCGGACTCGCTGGAATCGAGAGCCAGAATCTCGACACTATGATTATCGCCTACGAACCAGTGTGGGCTATCGGTACAGGACGCGCCGCCTCACCTGAACAAGCGGTGCCGGTTCATCAACTGATCCGCCACACCCTGAACGAATTGAGCGGAGCTGAGGCAGGCCGGCGGGTCCGCATTCTGTATGGAGGAAGCGTTACGCCGCACAATATTGCTGATTTTCTGGCTTCTAAAGAAATCGACGGCGCATTAGTCGGCGGGGCTTGTTTAGATCCGGTCTCTTTTGCTACACTCGCCAAGGTCGCTGTCAGGTCCAAACCTGCCGCAGGCTAAAAACTCACTATGTACATACTGCTCGTCATCATTCATGTCATCGTCTGCCTGCTCATGATTGGAGCCATTCTGCTGCAATCCGGTAAAGGCGCTGAAATCGGAGCGGCATTCGGCGGCTCCAGCCAAACCGTGTTCGGAAGCCGGGGGCCGGCGAACTTCCTGAGCAAGTTCACGGTCATCACCGCGTTCGTCTTCATGTTCACGTCATTGTCTTTGGCTATTATCGCCAAGGACCGAAACTTTTCGTCGACGGTCATCGACCTCAACAAGAAACCTGCCGCAACAACCCCCAGCACCACACCGGCGGAAACCACAACGCCACCGGCCAAGGACTCGCATTCTTCCAGCGAAGGTTCCCACTAAGCCTTTCCGTTCCACCTGTCTTCGAACCAACTCAACCCGATCGGCCAGTGCCAAACGCTTCGCATGGGCTGCAAAACTCCGCGGCCACTGGCCCGGGTATTGTGCTGGTTGAACATGGAGGATAAAGGTAGAACTAGGGAATGCGTGAGGAGAGGGGTCTTATCACACCCCGCATTGATGCGCCGAATGATTCAATCAAAAGATCAATCGAGGATTGTCGCGACCTGCTAGACGGGAGTGAGCCATTGCCGGTGAGCCGCATCGGTGCCGCGCACCACATCAAAAAACGCCTTTTGTAACGTCTGCGTGATCGTCCCCGGTTTTCCGCTGCCGATACGCCGTTGATCAATTTCCGTCACTGGCGTGAGTTCCGCTGCAGTCCCTGTCACAAACACTTCCTCAGCCACATACATCTCATCGCGGGTGAATCGCTCCTCGACCACCGGAATGTTACGCTCTTTCGCCAGTTGAATGATGGAGTTGCGCGTGATCCCTTCCAGAATCGAAGTTAACGGAGTGGTCTTCAACACGCCACGCCGCACGATGAAGACATTTTCCCCCGTCCCCTCAGCCACATATCCTTCGGGATCGAGCATGATCGCTTCATCGTACCCATCGGCTTTGACTTCCCGCTTCGCAAGGATGGAATTCACGTAATAACCGGAAATTTTCCCGCGGGTCATGGACACATTGACATGGTGCCGCGTAAATGAAGAGACTCTGGCGCGAATCCCCTTTAGCAGAGCCTCGTCCCCTAGATAGGTACCCCATTTCCACGCGGCGATACTCACCTTAATGGGATTTTCGCCGGGATACAGCCCCATGGCGCCGTACCCGATATAGACCAGCGGCCGAATATAACAAGCCTCTAGCCGGTTCACCCTGACGGTTTCGACAATGGCGTCGGTGATTTGCTTTCGGTCGTAGGGCATCTCGATCAGGCCGATGTGCGCCGATTCAAACAACCGGTCCACATGCTCAGGCAGCCTGAAAATAGCCGATCCGCTTGTTCCCTTGTAGCAGCGGATGCCCTCAAAGGCGGCCAAGCCATAGTGCAGCGAGTGCGTCAGCACATGCACCTGCGCATCGGCCCACGCCACAAACTTCCCATCCATCCATATTTTTTCGCTGGTTTGTAACATGCGCGGGATAATACCAGCGGCTCGCGATGAGCGTCAAGGCAACAGCCGGCCAACACTCAGACCCGCAGTAATGTTCGGACACCGCGCCGTCCGACCGAGCTCCTTCTTGCGGTTTTGCCCGCCATCACCCACCAAGCCAGCACTTATTCTTGACACCCTCTCCGAGGCTATGATAAACACCCACGTTCTGCTGATGAGGAGAAGGACGCACATGTACGCTATTATCGAGACAGGCGGGAAACAGTATCGAGTGGAAACAGGGACCGTGCTTCAGGTGGAGTCCCTCCCGGGCGATGTCGGCCATTCCGTGCAGATCGACAAGGTTCGACTGGTGAATGGCGACAATGGATTGGTGGTCGGCCAACCGGTCGTCGCCGGCGCGCGCGTCACGGCGGAAATCATCCGCCAGGGACGCACCAGATCAATCACGGTCTTCAAGAAGCAACGTCGCAAGAATTATCGCCGCACCAGAGGCCACCGGCAGGGCTTTACGCAGCTGCGGGTCACTGAGATCGCAACGAAGTAACGACTCGAAGGGGAGTTTGCCATGGCAACAAATAAAGGCGGCGGTTCGACAAGAAACGGCCGTGACAGTAACCCGCAATACCTCGGCGTCAAAGCCTACGGAGGAGAGACGATCAAGGCCGGCTCCATCATTGTGCGTCAGCGCGGGACGAAGTTTTTCCCCGGCCTCAACGTAGGCCTAGGCCGTGATCATACGCTCTATGCTTACGTCGCCGGTGTCGTAAAGTTCGAAGGCGGCCGCGGCCGACAGAAGGTCAGCGTCTATCCGGTGACAGCGAAGGCCTGATCCCTCCTCAGTTTCGGTCTTTGTTCCTCGGAACACATGCCTTTCGCTCACGCAGCAGCCCCCATGAG harbors:
- a CDS encoding branched-chain amino acid transaminase, which produces MLQTSEKIWMDGKFVAWADAQVHVLTHSLHYGLAAFEGIRCYKGTSGSAIFRLPEHVDRLFESAHIGLIEMPYDRKQITDAIVETVRVNRLEACYIRPLVYIGYGAMGLYPGENPIKVSIAAWKWGTYLGDEALLKGIRARVSSFTRHHVNVSMTRGKISGYYVNSILAKREVKADGYDEAIMLDPEGYVAEGTGENVFIVRRGVLKTTPLTSILEGITRNSIIQLAKERNIPVVEERFTRDEMYVAEEVFVTGTAAELTPVTEIDQRRIGSGKPGTITQTLQKAFFDVVRGTDAAHRQWLTPV
- the rpmA gene encoding 50S ribosomal protein L27 — protein: MATNKGGGSTRNGRDSNPQYLGVKAYGGETIKAGSIIVRQRGTKFFPGLNVGLGRDHTLYAYVAGVVKFEGGRGRQKVSVYPVTAKA
- a CDS encoding triose-phosphate isomerase, translating into MRTRFIIGNWKMNKTGTEAGAFVRRLLQELPDLDGIQVGFAPPFTALHAAREALGPASTFHLGAQNLYWEEKGAFTGEVSGPMLKELGCQFVLIGHSERRQFFGEQDGWTNKKILAAQRNGLQPVLCVGETLQERDTDQTNLVIQRQLRAGLAGIESQNLDTMIIAYEPVWAIGTGRAASPEQAVPVHQLIRHTLNELSGAEAGRRVRILYGGSVTPHNIADFLASKEIDGALVGGACLDPVSFATLAKVAVRSKPAAG
- the gap gene encoding type I glyceraldehyde-3-phosphate dehydrogenase, translated to MTTRIGINGFGRIGRNVLRASLGDPSLEFVAINDLTDAKTLAYLLKYDSVHGTLQASVEAKDDQLIIDRRPIKVLAVRDPKELPWKALGVDIVVESTGHFTDREGAGKHLSAGAKTVIISAPAKDPDATVVLGVNEQVFDAKAHHIVSNASCTTNCLAPVAKVLLENFGIKHGVMTTIHSYTNDQQLLDLPHKDLRRARAAGMSMIPTSTGAAKALHLVIPQLKGKLDGLAIRVPTPNVSLVDLTVETEQDCDVAGVNAAFKKAAAGPMKNVLAYSEAPIVSIDLKDDAHSAIVDAPLTAVIDKRLVKVTAWYDNEWGYSCRVRDLIKYIVAKSA
- the pgk gene encoding phosphoglycerate kinase, translated to MNIRKRIIEDVQLRGRRVIIRADYNVPLDDSLQITDDTRIRSTLPTINRAVDEGAKVILCSHLGRPKGKFDPKFSLAPVAKRLQRLLGKEVIFAPDCIGSAVEGLVAKMQPGDVMLLENLRFHPEEEKNDEGFSKALASLADVYINDAFGAAHRAHASTVGITKYIPEAAAGYLLKKEIEYLEGAVENPVRPFVAILGGAKVSGKIGVIENLGKKVDKVIIGGGMAFTFLKAMGLEIGQSLVENDMLDFAKGVQDHAFASGVKFYLPVDCVVAAGREPGAETKIVPVQEIPKGWYGLDIGPASVKLFSEAVQDAKTILWNGPMGMFEVDAFARGTLAMAHSVANAYALTIVGGGETALAIHRAGESESISFISTGGGAALELLEGKTLPGLAALPNRAT
- the secG gene encoding preprotein translocase subunit SecG, whose protein sequence is MYILLVIIHVIVCLLMIGAILLQSGKGAEIGAAFGGSSQTVFGSRGPANFLSKFTVITAFVFMFTSLSLAIIAKDRNFSSTVIDLNKKPAATTPSTTPAETTTPPAKDSHSSSEGSH
- the rplU gene encoding 50S ribosomal protein L21, translating into MYAIIETGGKQYRVETGTVLQVESLPGDVGHSVQIDKVRLVNGDNGLVVGQPVVAGARVTAEIIRQGRTRSITVFKKQRRKNYRRTRGHRQGFTQLRVTEIATK